A single Macaca mulatta isolate MMU2019108-1 chromosome 15, T2T-MMU8v2.0, whole genome shotgun sequence DNA region contains:
- the LOC144334979 gene encoding multifunctional methyltransferase subunit TRM112-like protein, translated as MKLLTHNLLSSHVRGVGSRGFPLRLQATEVRICPVEFNPNFVARMIPKVEWAAFLEAADNLRLIQVPKGPVEGYEENEEFLRTMHHLLLEVEVIEGTLQCPESGRMFPISRGIPNMLLSEEETES; from the coding sequence ATGAAACTGCTCACCCACAATCTGCTGAGCTCGCATGTGCGGGGGGTGGGGTCCCGTGGCTTCCCCCTGCGCCTCCAGGCCACTGAGGTCCGTATCTGCCCTGTGGAGTTCAACCCCAACTTCGTGGCGCGTATGATACCTAAGGTGGAGTGGGCGGCGTTCCTGGAAGCGGCCGATAATTTGCGCCTGATCCAGGTGCCTAAAGGGCCGGTTGAGGGATATGAGGAGAATGAAGAGTTTCTGAGGACTATGCACCATCTGCTGCTGGAGGTGGAAGTGATAGAGGGCACCCTGCAGTGCCCGGAGTCTGGACGTATGTTCCCCATCAGCCGCGGGATCCCCAACATGCTGCTGAgtgaagaggaaactgagagttGA
- the LOC106995685 gene encoding uncharacterized protein LOC106995685 — translation MEEGWIRLPDGRVAVPQLLGAAVILAVHETTHLGQESLEKLLGRYFYISHLSALAKTVTQQCVTCRKHNARQGPAIPPGIQAYGAAPFEDLQVDFTEMPKCGDLIPRFGLPLRISSDNGPAFVADLVQKTAKVIKCGSRTGM, via the exons ATGGAGGAAGGATGGATTCGGTTACCAGATGGGAGAGTAGCTGTGCCACAGCTGCTAGGAGCTGCAGTTATACTGGCTGTGCATGAAACCACCCATCTAGGTCAGGAGTCACTTGAAAAGTTGTTAGGTCGGTATTTCTACATCTCGCATTTGTCAGCCCTTGCCAAAACGGTGACGCAGCAGTGTGTTACCTGCCGAAAGCATAATGCAAGACAAGGTCCAGCCATTCCACCCGGCATACAAGCTTATGGAGCAGCCCCCTTTGAAGACCTCCAGGTGGACTTCACAGAGATGCCAAAGTGTGGAG ATCTTATTCCTAGATTTGGACTGCCCTTACGGATCAGCTCAGATAACGGGCCGGCGTTTGTGGCTGACTTGGTACAGAAGACAGCAAAG GTGATCAAGTGTGGATCAAGGACTGGAATGTAG